The region ACCTGTAGAAGCTTTTTCTTTGATTGTATTAATATGCTTGTCGTAAATTTTTGCAGGGTTTGGATCGATGTAAAAAATAGGTGTGCCATCAGGGACATAATCTTTTAAACCTGCGGCAGGATATACTTGCATAGAGGTCCCGACAATAATTAATATGTCGGCCGTTTTACATACGTCTATTGCTGGATCTATCATGGGTACAGCCTCTCCGAACCAAACGATATGTGGCCGTATTTGGTGTCCTTTTGCGCATAGATCTCCAAGTTTTATATCTGTATCCCAAGGTAATATTTCATGGTTATCTACACTTCTAGCTTTTAATAACTCTCCATGTAAATGTAATACATTTGTACTACCTGCACGTTCATGTAAATCGTCTACATTTTGCGTAATTATTGTTACTTTATATTGTTTTTCTAATGCGGCTAAGTCGTAATGTGCACTGTTAGGTTTTGCATTTAACAATTGCTTGCGCCGTTCGTTATAAAAGGTTAAAACTAATTCTGGGTTTTTAGCAAAGCCTTCTGGCGTTGCAACATCCATAACATTATGTCCTTCCCATAAACCATCTGCATCTCTAAAAGTCTTTAAACCACTTTCGGCACTTACTCCTGCGCCACTAAGTACAACTATATGTTTCATAATTTAAAAATAAGAAATCATTTTTATAAATTCGACAATTCATAAAACTGAATTTATATTCATGATCGATTTAAAACTGCTAGAACATTTAGAAAATATAATAACGCCCGAACGTAAAGCACGATTTGACGCTGTGTTACCGGAACGTACCAAGTATTTTACTGTGGCTACTGAAGATGTGTATCAGTTGCATAATACCAGTGCAGTTATAAGAAGTTGCGATGTATTTGGTATACAGGAAGTAAATATTGTTGAAGAAACAAACTCAAAACGCATTGACCGAGAGATTGCTATGGGGGCTCAAAAATGGGTGGACTTAAATCGATATAATCATGTAAAAGATTGTATTTCAGATTTAAAACAAAAAGGATATCAAATAGTTGCAACCACGCCACACGAAAATGATTGTGAGTTACATGATTTTAATATTAATAAACCGTCGTGTTTCTTTTTTGGACGAGAAACTGAAGGCTTGTCTCAAGCAGTTTTAGATGAAGCAGATTGTTTTTTAAAAATTCCGATGGTTGGATTTACCGAGAGTTTAAACATTTCTGTCTCTGCAGCGATTATTTTACAACATGTTACTACAAAGTTAAAACGAACAGATATTGAATGGCAGCTTTCTGAAAACGAACAGTTAGAAAAACGCATGGATTGGATTAAAAAATCCATTAAAAGTTACGATCAAATCGTGGCTAATTTTTATAAAAGTAACCCGATATAATTACTGTTCTTGTCGTCTAGTTTTTAGTTATATTTGAGATAAATTTTAACGTTTACTAAAATGTTACAACAGACTACTTTATAACTAAATTAACTATCATGACAATAACCCAAGTAACTAATTATGTATTTGCTTTTGCATTGCTATTTACCGCAAGTTCTTATGGACAAGTGGTGAGTACAACAACCCAATTAGAGTCGGCTTTAGCCAACGCTACACCAGGTAGTACAATTACTCTAGCTAATAAAACGTGGACTAATGTTGAATTGAGTATTAACAAATCAGGTACTCAAGATCAGCCTATAATTATAGAAGCACAAACGTCTGGTAGTGTGTTTTTTGAAGGAAATTCTCATGTTAAATTAGGAGGGAAGTATATAATCTTTAAAGGCATCGTTTTTCAAAATGCTTCAAACATAGATACAGATACTCCAGTAATAGAATTTAAATCGGCTCAAGATTGTAATTATTGCACTGTAACAGATATTAAAATAGACGCTTACAATGGTACAAACGCCCAAGAAAAAGAAACGTTTAAATGGATTTTATTAAGAGGAACTCATAACGAGGTAAGTTATTCTTCTTTTATAGGAAAACATGGGGTAGGTAGTATTATTAATGATAACAGAAGCTCTACAGAGGCAAATTATCATAAAATTCATCATAATTATTTTGCAGATAGAACTCCTGTGGGGGAAATCAATGATTTAAACGATCAAGATGCCATTAGATTAGGAAGTAGTTCAACATCTTTATCCGATTCTTACAGCGAAGTTTACAATAACTATTTCTACAATTTTAGTGGCGAAATTGAAGTGATTTCAAATAAAAGCGGAAAGAATAAATACTACAATAACACATTTGAAGATTATCAAGGCGCACTTACATTGCGTCATGGTAATGGCTGTGAAGTATATAACAATTTCTTTTTTGCGAATAAAAACGTGTTTAGCGGGGGGATACGTGTTATGGGAGAAAATCATAATATTTATAATAATTATATTGAAGGTGTTAATTCTAAAAAGCCAGACG is a window of Formosa sediminum DNA encoding:
- a CDS encoding chondroitinase-B domain-containing protein; the encoded protein is MTITQVTNYVFAFALLFTASSYGQVVSTTTQLESALANATPGSTITLANKTWTNVELSINKSGTQDQPIIIEAQTSGSVFFEGNSHVKLGGKYIIFKGIVFQNASNIDTDTPVIEFKSAQDCNYCTVTDIKIDAYNGTNAQEKETFKWILLRGTHNEVSYSSFIGKHGVGSIINDNRSSTEANYHKIHHNYFADRTPVGEINDLNDQDAIRLGSSSTSLSDSYSEVYNNYFYNFSGEIEVISNKSGKNKYYNNTFEDYQGALTLRHGNGCEVYNNFFFANKNVFSGGIRVMGENHNIYNNYIEGVNSKKPDGSTSGGTGGINVSNGKPDSSLNEYYQVKNVNIVNNTFVDCDYGLRIGTKIKSTNTLAPENVIVANNLIYENTVKAIQVITELIGTLSKFEGNIKQNGTWDIDTDADGNISVTSGLLSSQDNFYRIVAGSDAVNAGKGSYSFLTEDILGGIRPSNFDVGAEELNAGGVSFPYSQLDVGVTVGFGGKSTLGIGEASIQDTKLLIYPLPSKSDYINVSLGNRILGTVEIADMSGRIVLKTYCNTTKAELLVSTLKTGTYIVKVQDVSKKIVIK
- a CDS encoding SIR2 family NAD-dependent protein deacylase; the encoded protein is MKHIVVLSGAGVSAESGLKTFRDADGLWEGHNVMDVATPEGFAKNPELVLTFYNERRKQLLNAKPNSAHYDLAALEKQYKVTIITQNVDDLHERAGSTNVLHLHGELLKARSVDNHEILPWDTDIKLGDLCAKGHQIRPHIVWFGEAVPMIDPAIDVCKTADILIIVGTSMQVYPAAGLKDYVPDGTPIFYIDPNPAKIYDKHINTIKEKASTGMKTVIKALSSQ
- a CDS encoding TrmH family RNA methyltransferase; this encodes MIDLKLLEHLENIITPERKARFDAVLPERTKYFTVATEDVYQLHNTSAVIRSCDVFGIQEVNIVEETNSKRIDREIAMGAQKWVDLNRYNHVKDCISDLKQKGYQIVATTPHENDCELHDFNINKPSCFFFGRETEGLSQAVLDEADCFLKIPMVGFTESLNISVSAAIILQHVTTKLKRTDIEWQLSENEQLEKRMDWIKKSIKSYDQIVANFYKSNPI